The Penaeus vannamei isolate JL-2024 chromosome 2, ASM4276789v1, whole genome shotgun sequence region ACCTCCTCCCTCGCATTCcctcctcgcactccctcccccaccccaccaatgGCAACCtcctccctgcaccccctccctcgcactccctcccccccccacctcttgctTCCGCTTCGACGGGGTGTTCCTGCTGAGGCAAGTTGCATCAAATGTTGCAGGCagtcgctcgctcactcgcttgcTTGCTTTAATTGCTCTGGATTTTTTTATGAACGCCACCGCTTCCTGCTTGATATTTATGACAACTTGACAGTTCTTGACTGGGCCGCGTCTCGTCATCTGTCAGTCTGTTGCgatagtgggggggagagggagaggcgaagaagagagacaaggaggcagagggaaataagaaagcatgagagagggagagagaagcagaatggGATGTAGAATGAGGTAGgtaggtgtatgggtgtgtatgtatatatatatgtgtgtgtgtaagtgctcatgtatatgtatatgtatggggaaAAAGAAGCTACAGAGAAGTAAGATAATTGTAACCAACATAGAAAGATGAGGTAGAAATGTCAAATTAGTTTCATTGATGCCAGTTgttgatttatctatatttttatgtacgtcattttgtatttgtattattttttttatctatgttcaaACTGTTGATGTctgattagtaataatgatgataaagaggattatGTTGATGACGTAGATGATccacgatgatggtggtggtaatgataagagatgataatggtgataaagatgatagtgacgatgttgatagtaatgatgataacagtaataacgaagatgataatggtgatgacgataagaGAGATGTTAatggagataaagatggagagagacagataacaacaaacatgatgatgataatgtaaggaggcgatagtaatgttaatgatgcagTATTAAGAACCGGTATTTTAAGAAAgacaaaagtgagaaaaaaaactatCCATAAAAGTTccgatgaaagagaaaaaggagaaggagaaagaggagaaggaagagagaaaataaacaacaaaaagcgCTACCATCTCGAGCTTCGATGCGGCTCGTGTgctttttgtctgcttgtttgtttattttttctttccttcttactggCGGCGGATAATTGTCTGGTGCAATTAAGCTGACGACGCCGGGTAATCGGGCCGGCGGAGGCGCTGGCGGAGGTCAAAGGGCGCGAttaaggcaggggagggagggcgcgacGCGGGCGGGAATGAATGGAGGTGGGGcggttttttgagagagagagagagagagagagagagagagagagagagagagagagagagagaaagagagagagagagagagagagagagagagagagagagagagagagagagagagagagagagagaatgcgtgcgtgagtgattgcgtgcgtgcgtgagtgagtgactgcgtgcgtgcttgcatgagtgactgcgtgcgtgagtgagagagaggaaaaagagagggagggcaaggggtaaTAAAGGAAGTTAGGATGGTAGGAtgggggaagcgaagggaaaggAGTGTAAGTGTAGGTGTTTGTAATATAAGGGGTTGACAAGGCCTGTAGGGGAAAGGGCGAAAGGTGTTGTGTAGGGGTTGCGAAAGTGTTTATAAAAGTGGGAGATGGGGATAGGTGGTGGGCTGGGAGGGGGGATAAAAATgaaaggtgaagggggaaagcgtagagagaaagagggaggaaatgagaaggaagggatagggagggagagagagaaagagaagttttTTTTCGGCCGcctgttgggaaagagagagagacagtgagatacaaaggtgaaaatatataaagtgaaagaataaagaaaatgaaacgcgAAAGATGTCAGTAGCGTAAGaaaagaggaatgaatgaataattggaTAACCCCGATGCAAAAGACGAACGAGAGAAGACGCAAAATGAAGAAGGGATCCCGGGCGTGAAGAAAGGCGTGCGAAGAGTGgaattaaaaaggaagaagggggggagagggaaaagagggaaggggggggggcggaagaggaggCTGTGCTCCCTCTAACTAGATCAATCTCGGTAATTTAAAGAGAGTCGCGTGACTTCTAACCCCAGGGAAAGTGTTGGTTCGGGGCAGCGGGTGAAAACggcgtgtgtttatgttcgtgtttatgtgcgtgtgtgtttgtgtgtgtgtgtgtgtgtctgtgtctgtttgtgtgtgtgtgtgtgtgtaacattgtACTGATGTGTCTaatggtatacatgtatatagatacgggTGGATGTGCCCATGTGTGAGGgggtatgtactgtatgtacgtAGCCTATGTAAGTATGGAGGTCAATGCCACCATACAGCCGTCAAGCCATCCATATTCACCTCACCGACAAGCAAAAGGACTTTTAACGCCCAAGGTCATCCGATAGCCGCCCGGGTACTTGGGTCCTGTTAGCCTATCGGATCCTACATCAAGGAAACGGGCGGCCGACGGGACCTCCGGACAAGGGCTCCCGAGGGATCTCTTGAGTCCCGTCGTGTTTTTCGGACTCGCGAAGGTTGGTTGTCACCGTCCGGGGATTGTCTTCGGAGGATCGGTTCCTGATTCGATTGTGTTGCCTTTCGaaagtttttgattttttttcttccttggggGGAgaacttgtttttttctgttgttttcttttttttcttttttttttctttgactgggTGTTATTAGGGCGTCGTTGGagtgcagaggaggaggggaggagagggcagtcggccgtgtggggggaaggagtgatggtgttggagggacagagggagggagaggtggaggaaggggaggaacagaTATGGCTTTTAAGAGCTAACGGAGGGAGGGTTTCAGGGCTTACACTTTTTGTTTATACTGTTTTATATTGttttccatatatacacatgtgtatatataaatacatacacagatgcgtatgcatatacatatactaataaacacacaacacacacacacacacacacacacacacacacacacacacacacacacacacacacacacacacacacacacacacacacacacacacacacacacacacacacacacacacatatatatatatataattagatatatttttCACTGCTCCTAGGTGTGTCCATCTATTCCTGTAATTACGTACACTTTGCGTTTATCACAAATAAGTGGCGTAAACAGGGCTTTCCGAGTCACTCCACGAAGGCCTCGGCGCTGGCGGCGGAACGGCAGTTGTGCGCCGTTTGCCGCGCCTTTAATTGCCGACTTTCCTTCTTTCACAACATTTTCCAGCCGAGAAATGGAGGCTCGAGCACGGGCGCTTTCCTCGTCGGGAGCGTCGTGTTCTTAGTTTTTTATGACCGTCATCACCGTCGCCGTCATCGTTATAATCACCGTCGTCGCCGTTGCCATCATCATCGCCTTCATCACCACAGtcgctgccatcatcatcactaattctgtcatcatcatcaccactgccatcatcaccaacacggtcatcatcatcaccaccactgccatcatcaccaacactgccatcatcatcaccaccaacactgtcatcaccaccaacaccatctccATGATTACCctctgttgttgatgttttgtttcatttgttaagagaaaaataggaaaataaggaCCGACAGACGACCTTATTAAAGCATGGAAAAGTACTTCAGATTTCTCACTCGTATTCGCCCTTGTCTCGCTCCGCCTCGTGCTCGGCTGGCAGCTGCCCACTCGCACACGATGCCCCTGGAGTGAGTGGCAAACCTGTCCTGTGTTTCacttttttgctttcatttttccctctgtctgtatgttttcatgtgtatgtaggtaagtCTGGATTTATGTTAAGTCTTTGTGTTCACTGATACTTGTTTGTGTACCTCCCtgatctccttctcttccttctctctcactctctccctggccctctccctcctttctcttccactccaaTAAGTACATTGCCTTGAAGGATGATTAGGAAGATGTGAAGGTCTGTGCAAGTCTATGGTCTTGGCCTCTTTATGACGTTCTGT contains the following coding sequences:
- the LOC138865704 gene encoding uncharacterized protein; amino-acid sequence: MNVCLSVTVLKVECVSVRIRMRPPGSRPRRRLRKHTGAAYTTTPGGVLGCKGADAKGAKDREGHLVGLKGRLLRRRASRVSKDFSRFNQCHVGEGNHGDGVGGDDSVGGDDDGSVGDDGSGGDDDDRVGDDGSGDDDDRISDDDGSDCGDEGDDDGNGDDGDYNDDGDGDDGHKKLRTRRSRRGKRPCSSLHFSAGKCCERRKVGN